The following coding sequences lie in one Terriglobales bacterium genomic window:
- a CDS encoding phosphoadenylyl-sulfate reductase: MRAALLEVLMEEFSVTETVENAREVAEGWSAVLVLGWGFEHFHPHIAIASSFGLEDVVLIDIAASIRPALSIFTLDTDFLFPETYELIERVQARYGIVVERIRPPLSPSEQAASHGASLWQRDPDLCCQIRKVEPLQRKLATLKAWVTGIRREQSPTRAHAQKIEWDAKFGLVKLNPLADWTTPQVWDYVRNRDLPYNPLHDRGYPSIGCTHCTRPVQPGEDPRAGRWAGFGKTECGLHIAEEKD, translated from the coding sequence ATGCGCGCTGCTCTGCTCGAGGTTCTGATGGAGGAATTCAGCGTGACCGAGACAGTAGAAAACGCTCGCGAAGTCGCGGAAGGCTGGAGCGCGGTGCTGGTGCTCGGCTGGGGATTCGAGCATTTCCACCCGCACATTGCGATTGCCTCCAGCTTCGGGCTGGAGGACGTGGTCCTGATCGATATCGCGGCCTCAATCAGGCCCGCATTGAGCATCTTCACCCTCGATACCGACTTTCTGTTTCCTGAGACGTACGAACTGATCGAGCGCGTGCAGGCCCGTTATGGAATCGTCGTCGAGCGCATCCGGCCGCCGCTTTCGCCGAGCGAGCAGGCCGCAAGCCACGGTGCGTCGCTCTGGCAGCGCGATCCCGACCTCTGCTGCCAGATCCGCAAAGTCGAACCGCTGCAACGCAAGTTGGCCACGCTGAAGGCTTGGGTGACGGGCATTCGCCGCGAGCAGTCGCCCACGCGTGCCCACGCGCAGAAGATCGAGTGGGACGCAAAGTTCGGCCTGGTCAAGCTCAACCCGCTGGCCGATTGGACCACGCCGCAGGTGTGGGACTACGTCCGCAATCGCGACCTGCCCTATAACCCGCTGCACGACCGCGGTTATCCCTCGATCGGATGCACGCACTGCACGCGCCCCGTCCAGCCGGGCGAAGACCCGCGCGCGGGGCGCTGGGCCGGATTCGGCAAAACCGAGTGCGGGCTGCATATCGCAGAGGAGAAAGATTAG
- a CDS encoding HdeD family acid-resistance protein, which yields MATPMFMDLERLRHRWGWFLALGILMIVAGTVAFFTMPVATLAAVLVLGWVMAFSGAVELVQAFRVRKHGGSLFLHIVGGILGLGVGLLVVTHPVAGALAWTLLFASFFTVIGLFRIIASASLKFPGWGWALFDGIVTLALGILIWAQWPWSGLWFLGLALGVSLVLRGWTYTMLAIGLRTMLREPLPDIRQRAA from the coding sequence ATGGCAACTCCGATGTTCATGGACCTGGAACGGCTTCGCCATCGCTGGGGCTGGTTCCTGGCGCTTGGAATCCTGATGATCGTGGCGGGGACGGTTGCGTTCTTCACGATGCCGGTGGCGACCCTGGCCGCCGTGCTGGTGCTGGGATGGGTCATGGCTTTCAGCGGCGCGGTGGAGCTGGTCCAGGCATTTCGAGTGCGCAAGCACGGCGGCAGCCTGTTTCTGCACATCGTGGGCGGAATTCTGGGTTTGGGGGTCGGCCTGCTCGTGGTCACGCATCCGGTGGCCGGCGCCCTGGCGTGGACGCTGTTGTTCGCGTCGTTCTTCACCGTGATCGGGCTGTTTCGGATCATCGCGTCCGCCAGCCTGAAGTTTCCGGGATGGGGCTGGGCGCTGTTCGACGGAATCGTCACGCTGGCGCTGGGCATCCTGATCTGGGCGCAGTGGCCGTGGTCCGGGCTGTGGTTCCTTGGCCTGGCCTTGGGCGTGTCGCTGGTGCTGCGCGGCTGGACCTACACGATGCTCGCCATCGGGCTTCGAACGATGCTGCGCGAGCCGTTGCCCGATATTCGACAGCGCGCCGCTTAA
- a CDS encoding 2Fe-2S iron-sulfur cluster-binding protein, protein MPNQSKPEPLKSTRRKFLSATGSSAAAAVMAKYANARPGNAVETAEAPVDAGASSAAGAVAITLRINGKDSQLRIDPRSTLLDCIRESAVLTGTKKGCDHGQCGACTVHVNGRRVVSCLSLALMHEGEEITTIEGLGAPEALHPMQAAFLACDGYQCGYCTSGQIMSAVALLKEPCGPDDAAVRELMSGNICRCGAYANIIAAIQQVRKTA, encoded by the coding sequence ATGCCGAACCAGTCAAAGCCGGAGCCGCTGAAATCCACCCGACGCAAATTTCTCTCAGCCACGGGAAGCAGCGCGGCAGCCGCCGTGATGGCAAAGTACGCCAATGCTCGGCCGGGTAACGCGGTGGAAACGGCCGAAGCCCCGGTTGACGCCGGGGCGTCGAGCGCCGCGGGCGCAGTCGCGATCACGCTGCGCATTAACGGCAAAGACTCACAGCTTCGCATCGATCCGCGGAGCACGCTGCTGGATTGCATCCGCGAATCCGCCGTCCTGACCGGAACGAAGAAGGGTTGCGATCACGGGCAGTGCGGCGCTTGCACGGTGCATGTGAACGGCAGGCGCGTGGTGTCATGCCTGAGCCTGGCATTGATGCACGAGGGCGAGGAGATCACCACCATCGAGGGCCTGGGCGCGCCGGAGGCGCTGCATCCGATGCAGGCCGCGTTCCTGGCCTGCGACGGCTACCAGTGCGGATACTGCACTTCGGGCCAGATCATGTCGGCGGTGGCGCTGCTCAAAGAACCCTGCGGTCCCGACGACGCAGCGGTGAGGGAACTGATGAGCGGCAACATCTGCCGGTGCGGCGCCTACGCCAACATCATTGCAGCGATCCAGCAGGTCCGGAAGACCGCCTAG
- a CDS encoding xanthine dehydrogenase family protein subunit M: MHTFEFTRAENAASAVATAAQAKTAQQGAEIRFVAGGTTLIDLMKLNVETPQRLIDINRLPFDKIEELPNGELKVGAMVRNSDLAHHPKVQRDYAVLSQAILSGASAQLRNMATTAGNILQRTRCVYFRDTAMPCNKREPGTGCPAITGSNRMLAILGTSQHCIATNPSDMCVAMAALEATIHVQGRKGERAIPFGDFHLLPGNTPHRENVLEPGDLITHVTLQAPKAGSRQVYVKLRDRSSYEFALASAAVVITLAGGNVNYARVALGGVATKPWRSTEAEAALTGKAASAANFRKAAEAALRGAKPQSENGFKIELAKRCLAHALQTAANG; this comes from the coding sequence ATGCACACGTTCGAATTCACGCGAGCTGAGAACGCGGCGTCGGCGGTGGCAACGGCGGCGCAGGCCAAGACGGCGCAGCAGGGCGCCGAGATAAGGTTCGTGGCCGGCGGCACGACGCTGATCGACCTGATGAAACTGAATGTGGAGACGCCGCAGCGGCTGATCGACATCAACCGGCTGCCATTCGACAAGATCGAGGAGCTGCCGAACGGCGAGCTGAAGGTTGGCGCCATGGTGCGCAACTCAGACCTGGCGCACCATCCGAAGGTGCAGCGCGACTATGCGGTGCTGTCGCAGGCGATCTTGTCGGGCGCATCGGCGCAGCTGCGCAACATGGCAACAACGGCGGGCAACATTCTTCAGCGGACGCGCTGCGTGTACTTCCGGGACACGGCAATGCCGTGCAACAAGCGGGAGCCGGGCACCGGTTGTCCGGCCATCACCGGCAGCAATCGCATGCTGGCGATCCTGGGTACGAGCCAACATTGCATCGCCACGAACCCCTCCGACATGTGCGTGGCGATGGCAGCGCTGGAGGCGACGATTCACGTGCAGGGCAGGAAGGGAGAGCGGGCGATCCCGTTTGGCGACTTTCATCTTCTGCCCGGGAACACGCCGCACCGGGAAAACGTTCTCGAGCCGGGCGACCTGATCACGCACGTTACGCTGCAGGCGCCGAAGGCGGGAAGCCGGCAAGTGTATGTGAAGCTGCGCGACCGCTCGTCGTATGAGTTTGCCCTGGCATCGGCGGCGGTGGTGATCACGCTCGCCGGCGGCAACGTGAACTATGCGCGGGTGGCGCTGGGCGGCGTGGCCACCAAACCGTGGCGCTCAACGGAAGCCGAAGCGGCGCTTACGGGTAAGGCGGCCAGCGCGGCGAACTTCCGCAAGGCGGCCGAGGCTGCCTTGCGCGGCGCCAAACCGCAAAGCGAGAACGGATTCAAGATCGAACTGGCCAAGCGCTGCCTGGCGCACGCACTGCAAACCGCGGCCAACGGCTGA